In a genomic window of Kitasatospora sp. NBC_00240:
- a CDS encoding ISL3 family transposase, which produces MRFTTVLNALVGCEQAVPEDVRFEVDAQVIVVAVRPRSRARRRCGICGSRCPGFDAGAGRRRWRHLDAAGLKLYLEADAPRVTCRRHGVVVAAVPWARHDAGHTRDFDQQVAWMATECSKAATAQLMRTAWRTVGAIITRHQADADAGIDRLAGLRRVGIDEISYRRGQKYMTVVVDHDSRRVVWMADGHGKDVLRSFFDVLGADRAHGLTHISADGAEWIADVVAERAPNAVRAMDPFHVVAWATEALDEERRSAWNRARREAADPELARRLKHSRHALWKNPEDLTPRQQVKLAWIATNDPRLHRAYLLKEGLRTIYRIAAEEGVQAAVKALDRWLSWAARCRLPAFTDLARKIKRHYEAILHAIIEKLSNGLIESTNTKTRLIIRRGFGFRSAEAVIALVMLCLGGNRPTLPRRQLA; this is translated from the coding sequence GTGCGGTTCACCACGGTATTGAACGCGCTGGTCGGATGCGAGCAGGCGGTGCCGGAGGACGTGCGGTTCGAGGTAGATGCGCAGGTCATCGTGGTCGCGGTCCGGCCGAGGTCTCGGGCGCGTCGCCGTTGCGGGATCTGTGGGAGCCGCTGTCCGGGGTTCGACGCCGGTGCGGGGCGTCGGCGCTGGCGTCACCTGGACGCTGCCGGCCTCAAGCTCTACCTGGAGGCCGACGCGCCCCGGGTGACCTGCCGGCGGCACGGGGTGGTGGTCGCCGCCGTCCCCTGGGCCCGCCACGACGCCGGGCACACCCGCGACTTCGATCAGCAAGTCGCCTGGATGGCCACCGAATGCTCCAAGGCGGCCACTGCCCAGCTGATGCGGACTGCCTGGCGCACGGTCGGCGCGATCATCACCCGCCACCAGGCCGACGCCGACGCCGGGATCGACCGGCTCGCCGGCCTGCGGCGTGTCGGCATCGACGAGATCTCCTACCGGCGCGGGCAGAAGTACATGACCGTCGTGGTCGACCACGACTCCCGACGGGTGGTGTGGATGGCGGACGGCCACGGCAAGGACGTACTGCGCTCCTTCTTCGACGTGCTGGGCGCCGACCGCGCGCACGGGCTCACCCACATCAGCGCCGACGGCGCCGAGTGGATCGCCGACGTGGTCGCCGAGCGCGCTCCCAACGCGGTACGCGCCATGGACCCGTTCCACGTCGTGGCCTGGGCCACCGAGGCCCTGGACGAGGAACGCCGCTCCGCGTGGAACCGGGCACGACGCGAGGCCGCCGACCCCGAACTCGCCCGCCGCCTCAAGCACTCACGCCACGCGTTGTGGAAGAACCCCGAGGACCTCACGCCCCGCCAGCAGGTCAAACTCGCCTGGATCGCGACCAACGACCCCCGCCTGCACCGCGCCTACCTGCTGAAGGAGGGCCTGCGCACGATCTACCGGATCGCCGCCGAGGAGGGCGTCCAGGCCGCGGTGAAGGCCCTGGACCGATGGCTGTCCTGGGCCGCCCGGTGCCGCCTTCCGGCCTTCACCGACCTCGCTCGCAAGATCAAGCGCCACTACGAGGCCATCCTCCACGCGATCATCGAGAAGCTGTCCAACGGCCTGATCGAGTCGACGAACACCAAGACCCGCTTGATCATCCGCCGAGGCTTCGGCTTCCGTTCCGCCGAGGCCGTCATCGCCCTCGTCATGCTCTGCCTCGGCGGCAACCGCCCCACCCTGCCCCGACGCCAACTCGCATGA
- a CDS encoding IS3 family transposase (programmed frameshift), whose amino-acid sequence MARPSSYPPELRRRAVRMVAEVLGDYPNESAALRAVAEKLGIGSAETLRNWVRRDQVDSGQRPGTTMEESAQIKAMKKEIAELKRANEILKAAAKFLRGRARPATPALVAFIDEHRGRFGGVEPICRVLTEHGCSIAPSTYYAQHKRLASPAARTVRDQELKELIKEVHDTNYRVYGARKVWRELGRQGHTVARCTVERLMRELGITGAVRGKKVITTIADPTTERAPDLVDRDFVAGAPNRCWVADFTHITTWSGVVYVAFVVDTFSRRIVGWSAATSKETRLVLDALDMALWQRDRDGFPYQRGELIHHSDAGSQYTSFRLAEHLDAAGIAASIGSVGDAYDNALMESTIGLFKTELIKPRRPWRTLSQVELATAEWVDWYNHRRLHGEIGHVPPVEYENTYYLTATKPQVTTTT is encoded by the exons ATGGCACGTCCCTCTTCCTACCCGCCTGAGCTGCGCCGTCGTGCGGTGCGCATGGTCGCCGAGGTCCTCGGTGACTACCCGAACGAGTCCGCCGCGCTGCGGGCCGTCGCGGAGAAGCTGGGCATCGGCTCCGCCGAGACCCTGCGCAACTGGGTGCGCCGGGACCAGGTCGACTCCGGACAGCGCCCAGGCACGACCATGGAGGAGTCCGCGCAGATCAAGGCGATGAAGAAGGAGATCGCCGAACTCAAGCGCGCCAACGAGATCCTCAAGGCCGCGGCGA AGTTTCTTCGCGGCCGAGCTCGACCGGCCACACCAGCGCTCGTAGCGTTCATCGACGAGCACCGGGGCCGCTTCGGCGGCGTCGAGCCGATCTGCCGCGTGCTCACCGAGCACGGCTGCAGCATCGCCCCCTCCACGTACTACGCGCAGCACAAGCGCCTGGCCTCACCCGCAGCCCGCACCGTGCGCGACCAAGAACTCAAGGAGCTGATCAAGGAGGTCCACGACACCAACTACCGGGTGTACGGGGCACGGAAGGTCTGGCGGGAGCTGGGCCGGCAGGGCCACACGGTGGCGCGCTGCACCGTCGAGCGCCTGATGCGCGAACTCGGCATCACCGGCGCCGTGCGCGGCAAGAAGGTCATCACCACCATTGCCGACCCGACCACCGAACGTGCCCCGGACCTGGTCGACCGCGACTTCGTCGCCGGCGCGCCGAACCGCTGCTGGGTCGCCGACTTCACGCACATCACCACCTGGTCCGGCGTCGTCTACGTCGCCTTCGTCGTGGACACCTTCTCCCGGCGCATCGTCGGCTGGTCGGCCGCGACGTCCAAGGAGACCCGGCTCGTCCTGGACGCGCTGGACATGGCGCTGTGGCAGCGTGACCGCGACGGATTCCCTTACCAGCGTGGCGAGTTGATACATCACTCGGACGCCGGGTCGCAGTACACGAGTTTCCGGCTCGCCGAGCACCTGGACGCCGCCGGCATCGCAGCCTCGATCGGATCCGTCGGCGACGCCTACGACAACGCCCTCATGGAGTCCACGATCGGGCTGTTCAAGACCGAACTGATCAAGCCCCGGAGACCCTGGCGCACCCTCTCGCAGGTCGAACTGGCCACGGCCGAGTGGGTCGACTGGTACAACCACCGCCGACTCCACGGTGAGATAGGCCACGTCCCACCGGTCGAGTACGAGAACACCTACTACCTCACAGCCACAAAACCGCAGGTCACAACCACAACCTGA